A window of the Azospirillum formosense genome harbors these coding sequences:
- a CDS encoding efflux RND transporter periplasmic adaptor subunit: MRRPHATPLLVALLALVPALAACQPQGGHHADAAPVIRPVRTVTVEPVTFRMGGSATGTIEARADADLGFRIAGKLIERKVDAGSLVKAGDVLARLDDQDQRNALRTAEANLASAKADQVQARNEESRKRELLANGNAPQAQYDAALLAMRTADAKVVATQAALQSARDRVGYTELRADRDGVVTTIGAEPGQVVEAGQMVVRVAQPEEREAVFNVAETGIRAAPKDPVIEVSLAGAPDIVAVGRVREISPQADPVTRTHTVRIALDNPLDALRLGATVIGRLKQPPAPVVELPGTALFEEAGRSFVWLVDPKAQTVRRQPVAIRPRDGAGDTDGPVIVTEGLTRGDVVVTAGVHSLSEGQRVRFNQKIETAAAP; encoded by the coding sequence TTGCGGCGTCCGCACGCGACCCCGCTTCTCGTGGCGCTGCTGGCGCTGGTCCCGGCGCTGGCGGCCTGCCAGCCGCAGGGCGGCCATCACGCCGACGCGGCGCCGGTGATCCGCCCGGTGCGGACCGTCACCGTGGAGCCGGTGACCTTCCGGATGGGCGGGTCCGCCACCGGAACCATCGAGGCGCGGGCCGACGCCGACCTTGGCTTCCGGATCGCCGGAAAGCTGATCGAGCGCAAGGTCGATGCCGGCAGTCTGGTCAAGGCCGGCGACGTGCTGGCGCGGCTGGACGACCAGGACCAGCGCAACGCGCTGCGGACCGCCGAGGCGAACCTCGCCTCCGCCAAGGCCGATCAGGTGCAGGCGCGCAACGAGGAGTCCCGCAAGCGGGAGCTGCTGGCCAACGGCAACGCCCCCCAGGCGCAGTACGACGCGGCGCTGCTGGCGATGCGTACCGCCGACGCCAAGGTCGTCGCCACCCAGGCGGCGCTGCAATCGGCCCGCGACCGGGTCGGCTACACGGAACTGCGGGCGGACCGGGACGGCGTGGTGACCACCATCGGGGCCGAGCCCGGACAGGTGGTCGAGGCCGGCCAGATGGTGGTGCGCGTCGCCCAGCCGGAGGAGCGCGAAGCCGTCTTCAACGTCGCCGAGACCGGCATCCGGGCGGCGCCGAAGGACCCGGTGATCGAGGTTTCTCTGGCCGGCGCGCCGGACATCGTGGCGGTGGGCCGCGTCCGCGAGATCTCGCCCCAGGCCGATCCCGTCACCCGGACCCACACCGTCCGGATCGCTCTGGACAATCCGCTCGACGCCCTGCGCCTCGGCGCGACCGTCATTGGGCGCCTGAAGCAGCCGCCCGCCCCGGTGGTCGAGCTGCCGGGAACGGCGCTGTTCGAGGAGGCGGGGCGGAGCTTCGTCTGGCTCGTCGACCCGAAGGCCCAGACCGTCCGGCGCCAGCCGGTCGCGATCCGGCCCAGGGATGGTGCCGGGGACACCGATGGCCCGGTCATCGTCACCGAGGGCCTGACCCGCGGCGACGTCGTGGTCACCGCCGGCGTGCACAGCCTGAGCGAAGGCCAGCGGGTCCGGTTCAACCAGAAAATCGAAACGGCGGCGGCACCATGA
- a CDS encoding AI-2E family transporter, with amino-acid sequence MADFIHDRFMPHADASEVPERYEMSYVRKALVLSMMLVLLIGCFVVLRPFIAAILWAVILSFSTWPLHRRIERALGGRTTLAAAIMTLMIMAILVGPLVALGMKLSENVFRVYEAAHAAMDRGLPPLPDWVVGLPILGDRLQETWGVLLGGEANLRMTLQPYFGQIRDWVLASGGHLLSGTSLIALSVLIAFFLYRDGRTAVLRLRSIVGRIAGARARQSLDVAAETINGVVHGVLGTALVQAIAATLGYWIAGLPGALLLGFITFFLTLVPMGPALIWLPAAIWLASQGRTGMAIFLVAWVGLLVGSLDNILRPILIGRSSDLPFIIIFLGIVGGLVAFGLIGIFLGPTLLAVAYGLVREWSGGNEAGDAVAE; translated from the coding sequence ATGGCGGACTTCATTCACGACCGGTTCATGCCGCACGCCGACGCCTCGGAGGTCCCGGAGCGGTACGAGATGAGCTATGTCCGCAAGGCGCTCGTGCTGTCCATGATGCTGGTCCTGCTGATCGGCTGTTTCGTCGTGCTGCGCCCCTTCATCGCGGCGATCCTTTGGGCCGTCATCCTGTCCTTCAGCACATGGCCGCTGCATCGGCGCATCGAGCGGGCGCTCGGCGGCCGCACGACGCTGGCGGCGGCGATCATGACGCTGATGATCATGGCGATTCTCGTCGGGCCTCTCGTCGCGCTCGGAATGAAGCTGTCGGAAAATGTCTTCCGGGTCTACGAAGCGGCTCACGCGGCCATGGACCGGGGGCTTCCACCCCTGCCGGACTGGGTGGTCGGCCTCCCGATCCTCGGGGACCGGCTGCAGGAGACGTGGGGCGTGCTGCTGGGCGGCGAAGCCAATCTGCGCATGACGCTGCAGCCCTATTTCGGCCAGATCCGCGACTGGGTCCTGGCGAGCGGCGGCCATCTTCTCTCGGGAACGTCCCTGATCGCGCTGAGCGTCCTGATCGCCTTCTTTCTCTATCGGGACGGCCGCACCGCCGTGCTCCGTCTGCGCAGCATCGTCGGGCGGATCGCCGGCGCCCGCGCGCGGCAATCCCTCGACGTTGCCGCCGAGACGATCAACGGCGTCGTCCATGGCGTGCTGGGCACCGCGCTGGTGCAAGCCATCGCCGCCACCCTCGGCTATTGGATCGCGGGGCTTCCCGGCGCCCTGCTCCTCGGCTTCATCACCTTCTTCCTGACGCTGGTGCCGATGGGGCCGGCGCTGATCTGGCTGCCCGCCGCGATCTGGCTGGCCAGCCAGGGCCGCACCGGCATGGCAATCTTTTTGGTGGCCTGGGTCGGCCTGCTGGTCGGCAGCCTCGACAACATCCTGCGCCCGATCCTGATCGGTCGAAGCAGCGATCTTCCCTTCATCATCATTTTCCTGGGCATCGTCGGCGGCCTCGTCGCTTTCGGCCTGATCGGCATCTTCCTCGGCCCGACGCTGCTTGCCGTGGCGTACGGCCTCGTTCGGGAATGGAGTGGGGGAAACGAGGCAGGCGACGCCGTGGCGGAGTAG
- a CDS encoding efflux RND transporter permease subunit, protein MTGFNLSEWALRHRSFVWYLIISLTLAGGMAYMRLGREEDPAFTIKTMVVQANWPGATIEDTMKLVTDPIEKKLEEIPYLDYVKSYTKPGVSVVYVNLKDYTPAEAVPDLWYQVRKKIADMKATLPQGVQGPAFNDEFGDTFGTVYAFTADGFSYRELKDYAETARADLMRVPDVGKVQFVGVQNERIYLDFSTRKLAAMGIDREQVIAELQEQNAVAPAGVVQAGDEKISVRVSGAFTSEDSLRAISLRANDKFYRLADLADIRRGYADPPSPLFRYNGQPAIGMIISMAAGGNVLTFGEGIRERMRQVEANLPVGIGVHLVANQSVVVEESVAGFTKALKEAVVIVLVVSFISLGLRAGLVVATSIPLVLGMTFIGMEFFDITLQRISLGALIIALGLLVDDAMITVEMMITKLEEGFSLDKAATFAYTSTAFPMLTGTLITVAGFIPIGFAQGGAAEYCFTLFAVVAMALLFSWIVAVLFAPLIGVNVLPKTMKAKHGSEPGRLMRTFRGSLRLAMRARYLVILATLLLFGLSVFGLRFVQQQFFPASDRPELLVNLTLPQTASIRATEEVVDRFEKVLAADPDVEHWSFYIGQGAVRFYLPLDVQLANDYFAQAVVVTKGYKVRESVRARLEKVLNENFSDLNTRVSPLEMGPPVGWPIQYRVSGPDVGEVRAIAARMADTIGTNPYTLLVNYDWNEPSKVVRVDVDQDKARLLGISSKSLNQALNATVSGAAFTQVRDDIYLIDVVAQATNAERSSIETLRNLQIAIPDGRTVPLGEVATMRYDLEQPVVWRRTRLPTITVQADLVPPLQAATVVQQLAPAVDELRRSLPPGYSIEAGGTVENSAKGMASITAVFPIMIFVMLTILMIQLQSFQKLFLVISVAPLGLIGVVAALLPTGTPLGFVAILGVVALIGMIVRNSVIMIAQIDEHLEAGEHPWDAVINATMHRVRPILLTAAAASLGMIPIAPEVFWGPMAYAIIGGLIVATLLTLFFLPALYVAWFRIREPAAEERAKPRYDGAMHPPGPAPTKGVTSGV, encoded by the coding sequence ATGACCGGCTTCAATCTCTCCGAGTGGGCTCTGCGCCACCGTTCCTTCGTCTGGTACCTGATCATCTCGCTGACGTTGGCGGGCGGCATGGCCTACATGCGCCTCGGCCGCGAGGAGGATCCGGCCTTCACGATCAAGACCATGGTGGTCCAGGCCAACTGGCCCGGCGCCACCATTGAGGACACCATGAAGCTGGTGACCGACCCGATCGAGAAGAAGCTGGAGGAGATCCCCTATCTCGACTACGTCAAGAGCTACACCAAGCCCGGCGTCTCGGTCGTCTACGTCAACCTGAAGGACTACACGCCGGCCGAGGCGGTGCCCGACCTGTGGTACCAGGTCCGCAAGAAGATCGCCGACATGAAGGCCACCCTGCCGCAGGGCGTGCAGGGGCCGGCCTTCAACGACGAGTTCGGCGACACCTTCGGCACGGTCTACGCCTTCACCGCCGACGGCTTCAGCTACCGCGAGCTGAAGGACTACGCGGAGACCGCGCGGGCCGATCTGATGCGCGTGCCCGACGTCGGGAAGGTCCAGTTCGTCGGTGTCCAGAACGAGCGGATCTACCTCGACTTCTCGACGCGCAAGCTGGCCGCGATGGGGATCGACCGCGAGCAGGTCATCGCCGAGCTTCAGGAGCAGAACGCCGTGGCCCCGGCCGGCGTGGTCCAGGCCGGCGACGAGAAGATCTCGGTCCGGGTCAGCGGCGCCTTCACGTCGGAGGACAGCCTGCGCGCCATCAGCCTGCGCGCCAACGACAAATTCTACCGGCTGGCCGATCTGGCCGACATCCGGCGCGGCTACGCCGACCCGCCGTCGCCGCTGTTCCGCTACAACGGGCAGCCGGCCATCGGGATGATCATCTCCATGGCGGCCGGCGGCAACGTGCTGACCTTCGGCGAGGGCATCCGCGAGCGGATGCGGCAGGTCGAGGCGAACCTGCCGGTGGGCATCGGCGTCCACCTCGTCGCCAACCAGTCGGTGGTGGTCGAAGAGTCGGTCGCCGGCTTCACCAAGGCGCTGAAGGAGGCGGTCGTCATCGTGCTGGTGGTCAGCTTCATCAGCCTGGGCCTGCGCGCCGGGCTGGTGGTGGCGACCTCCATCCCGCTGGTGCTGGGCATGACCTTCATCGGCATGGAGTTCTTCGACATCACGCTCCAGCGCATCTCACTGGGCGCGCTGATCATCGCTCTCGGCCTGCTGGTGGACGACGCGATGATCACGGTGGAGATGATGATCACCAAGCTGGAGGAGGGCTTCAGCCTGGATAAGGCGGCGACCTTCGCTTACACCTCCACGGCCTTCCCCATGCTGACCGGCACGCTGATCACCGTGGCCGGCTTCATCCCCATCGGCTTCGCCCAGGGCGGTGCGGCGGAATACTGCTTCACGCTGTTCGCCGTGGTGGCGATGGCGCTGCTGTTCTCCTGGATCGTGGCGGTCCTGTTCGCTCCCCTCATCGGGGTGAACGTGCTGCCCAAGACCATGAAAGCGAAGCATGGCAGCGAACCGGGGCGCCTGATGCGGACGTTCCGGGGCAGCCTGCGCCTGGCCATGCGGGCGCGCTATCTGGTGATCCTCGCCACGCTGCTGCTGTTCGGCCTGTCGGTCTTCGGCCTGCGCTTCGTCCAGCAGCAGTTCTTTCCCGCCTCCGACCGTCCGGAACTGCTGGTCAACCTGACCCTGCCGCAGACGGCCTCGATCCGGGCGACCGAGGAGGTGGTGGACCGCTTCGAAAAGGTGCTGGCGGCCGACCCCGACGTCGAGCACTGGAGCTTCTACATCGGCCAGGGCGCCGTGCGCTTCTACCTGCCGCTCGACGTGCAGCTGGCCAACGACTACTTCGCCCAGGCCGTGGTGGTGACCAAGGGCTACAAGGTCCGCGAGTCCGTCCGCGCCCGGCTGGAAAAGGTGCTGAACGAGAATTTCTCGGACCTGAACACGCGGGTCAGCCCGCTGGAGATGGGGCCGCCGGTCGGCTGGCCGATCCAGTACCGCGTCTCCGGGCCCGACGTGGGCGAGGTGCGCGCCATCGCCGCCCGGATGGCCGACACCATCGGCACCAACCCCTACACGCTGCTGGTCAACTACGACTGGAACGAGCCGTCGAAGGTGGTGCGGGTCGACGTGGACCAGGACAAGGCCCGCCTGCTGGGGATCAGCTCCAAGTCGCTCAACCAGGCGCTGAACGCCACGGTGTCGGGCGCGGCCTTCACGCAGGTGCGCGACGACATCTACCTGATCGACGTGGTCGCCCAGGCGACCAACGCGGAGCGCAGCTCCATCGAGACGCTGCGCAACCTCCAGATCGCCATTCCGGACGGCCGCACCGTGCCGCTGGGCGAGGTCGCGACCATGCGCTACGACCTGGAGCAGCCGGTGGTCTGGCGGCGCACCCGCCTGCCGACCATCACCGTCCAGGCCGATCTGGTCCCCCCGCTGCAGGCCGCGACGGTGGTGCAGCAGCTGGCCCCGGCGGTGGACGAGCTGCGGCGCAGCCTGCCGCCCGGTTATTCCATCGAAGCGGGCGGCACGGTGGAGAACAGCGCCAAGGGCATGGCCTCGATCACCGCCGTCTTCCCGATCATGATCTTCGTCATGCTGACCATCCTCATGATCCAGCTGCAAAGCTTCCAGAAGCTGTTCCTGGTCATCAGCGTGGCGCCGCTCGGCCTGATCGGCGTCGTCGCGGCGCTGCTGCCGACCGGGACGCCGCTGGGTTTCGTCGCCATTCTGGGCGTGGTCGCGCTGATCGGGATGATCGTCCGCAACTCGGTCATCATGATCGCCCAGATCGACGAGCATCTGGAGGCCGGGGAGCATCCCTGGGACGCCGTCATCAACGCCACCATGCACCGCGTGCGGCCGATCCTGCTGACGGCGGCGGCGGCCAGCCTGGGCATGATCCCCATCGCGCCGGAGGTCTTCTGGGGTCCCATGGCCTACGCGATCATCGGCGGACTGATCGTGGCGACCCTGCTGACGCTGTTCTTCCTGCCGGCGCTCTACGTCGCCTGGTTCCGCATCCGGGAGCCGGCGGCGGAGGAACGCGCCAAGCCGCGGTATGACGGGGCCATGCACCCGCCGGGCCCGGCGCCGACCAAGGGAGTGACGAGCGGTGTGTGA